CGGCAATTTTACGGCAGAGGAGATCAGCGTCACGCTGGTGCATGCCAGGGATCAGATTCTTCCGGAAGTGAGCCCGACCCTCCGCGAGTTTGCCCGAATGAACATGGAACAGGCCGGCATCCGGATGGTGTTGAATGCCCGCGCGGTGCTGGCGACAGCCGAGGGGGTGGAGCTGCACGACGGTCGAATGCTTCGCGGCGCGACGGTGGTCTGCACGATCGGCACGACCCTGCCGCAACTGGTGCAGCGGCTGGACGCGCCGAAGGAGCACGGCCGGTTGCTGACCGATCCCGACATGCGGCTGCGCGGGACGTCGAACGTCTGGGCCATCGGCGACTGCGCCTCTGTCCTCAATGCCTACGACGGCCAGGTCTCTCCCACGACCGGCCAGTTTGCCGAACGACAAGGCAGGCAGGTCGCCGAGAACATCATCCGCGTCCTCCGGAAGGAGCCCACCAGGCCGTTTTCCTACAGGCCTTTGGGCCAACTCTGCGGGATCGGCGAACGGAACGCGGTGGCGGAGATTCTGGGCGTGCGGCTATCTGGGTTTCCGGCCTGGTGGCTCTGGCGGACCGTGTATCTGCTGAAATCGCCGTCCTGGTCCCGCCGGATCAAGGTGGCCTTCGATTGGACCTGGGAACTGCTGTTTCCGCGGGATCTGGCCTATCCCCGGGTCGATCAAACGGAACGGATCGCGCGGGCGCACTATCGCCCCGGCGATTACATCTTCGTCGAGGGGGAGCCGGCGGTGAATTTCTACGTGATCGAACAGGGCGAGGTCGAAGCCATGCGGCGAGACGCCACGGGACAGCCGAAGATCATGGCGGTATTTGGACCGGGAGAATTTTTCGGCGAGATCGCCCTCCTCGACGGCACCCTGCGCATCGGAAGCGTCCGGGCGCGCACGGAGGTCGAGGTGCTTGTCATGGGGAAAGAGGTCTTCTCGCAAATTTCCGGCGCCCTCACGCCTTTCCGCAACCTGGTGGCCCAAGCCTTGCGATGGCGGCGTCCTCGGTTGAATCCGCGACTGACCCAAGCCTGGGGTGTGCTCGAACGCCGGCCCCTGTCCACCTTCATGGAGGCGGTCCCGGAGCATCGCCTTGCTCCCGACGACACGTTTGAGGATGCCGTCCGGTTGTTTGATGAACACGGCCTCGAGTTCCTCTGCGTGCTGGATCAGGACGGGCGCTTGCAAGGTGTCATCACCAGAAACGAATTGTTCGAAGCCTTTGCGCAGGGGAAAACCGCAGCCACGAAGGTCCGGGACTTCATGAAGGCCGATCCCGTGGTCGTCACGCCGAATGAGCCGAGCTTGATGGGAGGCGATGAGATGAACCGGCATGATCTCGACTGGCTGCCGGTCGTCGAGGACAAGGGCTCGCGGCGCTTGGTCGGCGTCATCCGCTCCGAGCGGATGCTCCGGCATCTGGTCTCGCATCTGACCGGCGGGCCTGCGTCCAACTGAAGAGATGGGTCGGGAGAGTCGGAGGCGGCGGCGCCACCGCTTCAATCGAGGGGATTCGATGGGCATCAAGACGGAAAAGGCGAAGATGCTGGCCGGTGAGCTCTATCGCTCCGCCGATCCCGAACTCGCCGCGGACATCCGGCGGGCGCAGCGGCTGTTGGCGCAGTACAACGCGACGTTGGAGGAGGAGACGGACAAGCGGGCGGCGCTCTTGGGTGACCTCTTGGGCTCATGCGGCGACGGCGCCGTGATCAAACCGGTCTTTGCCTGCGACTATGGCTATAACATCCGGCTCGGACGGAATGCCTTCATCAACTATCACTGTGTCTTCCTCGACTGCGCGCCCATCGAGGTCGGGGATAATCTGCAGATGGGACCGGCCGTGCAACTGTACACCGCCGAGCATCCGCTTGAGGCGGAGAGGCGGCGATCTGGTCTCGAATATGCTCGTCCGATCCGCATCGGCGATGATGTCTGGATCGGAGGCGGCGCGATCATCCTTGCAGGGGTGACGATCGGCGACGGGAGCGTGGTCGGCGCGGGCAGCGTCGTGGTTCGCGATGTCCCGCCGGGCCGCGTCGTCGTCGGCAATCCGGCCCGCGTGGTTCGCACCCTTGATGGCGGCGGGGATCATGACGCGTAGAACCGCCGGAGGCCGGGAGGGCCTTCCATGATCACGTTTCATGTGATCCGATGACTCGCAAGGAGGTTCATAAATGAAGATCGCAGTGATCGGCGCCACGGGGTTCGTCGGGTCAGCCATCGTGAAGGAAGCCTTGGATCGGGGCCATGAAGTCACGGCCATCGTGCGGCATCCGGAGAAGTTACAACCCCACCCGAAACTCCACCCGCAGAAGGGGGACGTCTACAACGAGGACGAGCTGGCTCGGCTGGTCACGGGGCAGGAGGCCGTCATCAGCGCGTTCAACCCCGGATGGGGCAACCCCGACATCTATCACCTTCAGGTCAAGGGTGCGCAGGCCATTATCGATGGCGTGAAGAAGGCCGGCATCATGCGATTGCTGTTCGTCGGCGGGGCCGGGAGCTTGGAGGTCAAGCCTGGCGTCCAAGCGCTGGACCTGCCGGGATTCCCAGCCGAATATAAGCAGGGCGCGCTGGCGACACGCGAGGCCCTGAATTTGCTGCGGAAGGAGTCGGGATTGGAATGGTCTTTCCTCTCCCCTTCAGCCGACCTGGCCCCGGGCCAACGGACGGGAAAGTTCCGGCTCGGCACGGATCAGATGTTGAAGGATGCGGAGGGACAGAGCCGGATCTCGGTCGAAGACTATGCGGCGGCGATGCTCGACGAAGTTGAGCGCCCGGCCCACATCCGGCAGCGGTTTACGGTGGGGTATTGAATCGAGACCTCACCCCGCCTCTCCCCGGTGGGGGAGAGGATAAAGGTGAGGGGGGCCATTCACGACAAAGGCTGTATCCGGCAGAGTGAAAGGGAACGCCGCGCTTCGTGAGGCACGAATGACAATGGCTTGCCGTTACAGGGCGCGTCCTGATTCAAACCTGTTATTTGAGAAACATGGAAGTCGTGGCTCTGGTTGTGAAGACCTTCTCCGGGTGAGTTCGGCGGAGAATGACCTCTCCGTTGTACAGTCCCTCGACCCATTCTGGTGCCGTACGAGATCTGCCAGCGAAGAGAAATTGGCGAGCCCGCGTTCGATCAATAACCTGTTCATAATCAAGCAGGGATTGATCATGGGGACCCGTGATACGCAATCTGACTCGATCGCCCTTCTGTACTCCAAATAGATCCACCCACAAGACGAGTCTCTGTGCCGTACGGTCCAAGCCGGGCTGACGAGCTTGACCACGACGAATGTCGGCAATGCGCGGAGGTTCATCAGAAAGCCCAAGGTTATAGAGGGCCACCTCTTCATACGGAATGCTCTGGGGTTCGGCCCACAGCGAACGACCCTGTGAGCGGCATCCCGCGCCAAGGCCCAGACCCGTAAAGGGGTCGACAATCTTCCCGTTGTGCCGAACAGTCAAATGCAGGTGCGGAAATGTGGTCTTGCCGGATATGCCAACCAAGCCCAACTCGCTTCCACGAGCGACTCTCTCTCCTACGCGCACCCGAACGCTGTCACGTCGCAAATGACAATACTGCGTTTGCCATCCTCCATCGTGATCCATCACCACCCCGTTGCCACATTCACGTCCAGTGATCGAGCGACCAGCAGCATCGTGTTCGAGTAGGACATCCTCCATGTCATTGCGGATGGCGCGGACCGTGCCTGATACCGCAGCGATCACAGAAACCCCTCGATGCATCTGATCGAGATCACGAATCGCAAAATCAACACCGTCATGCCCATCATAGGTTCGAGGTTGACAGTGGAAATCCTGCGCCTGTGCGCCAGGATTCACGTCGACATAATTGGCGACCCAACAGGTTTCAGTGAGCCGACAATCCAGTGGCAGGGAGAGAGCAAGCTCGCGTGGAGACAGAACAGGATCGGAATCCGGCCCGGCCTCGCCCGCGGCAGGACCGGATCCGATCACGAACAGCGGAATGACCCAAAGGAATGCGTAGCGTGTCACGCGCGAACCAGAGACCCTACTGCCAATTCGCAGCCAGGATATTCTGCACATCCTGCGGCCGTTGGTCGATCGCCTGATCCCATGTCAGCCCCGTCTGCTGGGTGAAGGCGGCCATGGCTTGGATCAACTGATCCACCTGTGAATTCACCAATGTCTGTCCATTTCCGGCTTGCAGGGTTTCGACCTGATTGGCGCTGTTGACATACCAGTTCTGGATCGTCATCTGATCCGAAGTCCCATGAATGGACAGCCGCAAATCGTCCGCCTGCCGGCTGAGTACGAGATCCAGCGGGTTGATGTTCGAACCAAAGAGCAGGCTATCGCTCGCCCCTTCGGTATCCTGAAGTAGGTCCTGTCCGTCGGTCCGGTTGAACTGATATAGATCATTCCCTGCGCCGCCGCTCAACGAGTCGTTGTCCGCTCCTCCTGTGAGCGTATCGGCTCCGGCGCCCCCGACTAAGGTGTCGTTCCCGGCGCCTCCGGCCAGCGTGTCATCGCCGTCGCCCGCATCCAACCCGTCATCACCCTCACCGCCCGTGAGGGTATCGTTTCCCACGTCGCCATTCAGGTAGTCGGCCCCCAATCCGCCGCTTAACGTGTCGTGGCCTGCATACCCATAGAGCCGGTCATTGCCCCCATTGCCCGTCAGGTTGTCATTCCCCTCCCCGCCATCGAGCCAGTCAACCGCGTCACCCCCGACAATCGTGTCGTTCCCCCCGCGGCCCTCTACATAGAGCGCCGCCGTCGTCGCCGGCGTACCGTTCGTGAAGACCTCGTCTCCTGTGCTGCCATAGACCGTCTCCACGCTCGCCACGCCGATGTCCAGGGTCACGCCCGTGGTGCCCTGCACCCACAGCGTGTCCGCTCCAGCCCCGGCCAGGATACTCGTGTCCGCGCTGTCGACGTGTAGGATGTCGTCCCCGTCACCGGCATCTAAGGCGTCCGCCCCCGCCCCGCCCACCAGCGTGTCGTTCCCGGCGCCTCCAATTATTGTATCGGCGCCGTCGCCGCCCACCAGGCCATCGTTCCCCGCCCCACCGAGCAACGTGTCGTTCCCCGCATCGCCCTGCAGGTAATCGTCGCCGTCGCCCCCGTCCAGCACATCATGGCCCGGTGTGTCCCCGATGTCATACGCATACTCGCCATAGAGCCGATCATTGCCCGCCCCGCCTATCAGTGCGTCATCGCCTGAATTTCCGAACAATTGATCCGGGGAGTCTCCACCCGTGATCTGGTCGTTGCCTCCCCGCCCTTCCACATACAGGGCGGCGGTCGTCGCCGGCGTACTGTTCGTGAAGACATCATTGCCCGCCCCGCCGTAGACCTCTTCGAATGTCGACAGATCCACCGTCACCCCGCCGGCTCCTTGCACAAACAGCACGTCGCGGCCGGCTCCGCCGCCTACGCTCGTATCTGCACTATCGATCGTTAATACGTCGTCACCCTCGCCGCCATCCAGACTGTCTGCTCCAGCCCCGCCGTTGAGACTGTCGTTGCCTGCCCCGCCTGTCAGCACATCGTCGCCGTCGCCACCGGCTAGCCCATCATTGCCCTCGCCACCCAGTAGCGTGTCGTTCCCCGCATCGCCCTGCAGGTAATCATCCCCCGTACCCCCATCCAACACATCATTGCCCGGCGTGTCGCCGATGTCGTAGGCATACTCCCCGTAGAGGCGATCGTTCCCCGCGCCCCCCATCAGCGTGTCGTTGCCCGAGTTGCCGAACAACTGATCGTGGCCGTCCCCGCCGATCACCTGGTCGTTGCCACCACGGCCTTCGGCATAATCATTCCCGCCCAATGCGTCGATGATCTCGGCATCGTTCGTACCGTAAAGGACATCGTCACCTTCCGTCCCCGTGATGGTGGGAGTGAGCAGACTTGCCAGGCTCACCTCGCTGTTATCGGCAAACACCAACGTCTCCACCACCAGCGATCCATTCACGCCAGTCGGGTCAAAGTTGGTGAGATGAATCGCATCCCCACCCGTGCCGACCTGAATCGTGAGGGTGTTCTGACCCTGAACCAGAGTGAGGTCGGCTAGGGCAATCCCGGCTCCAAACTGGATGCGGTTGCCCTCCCCCGACACCGCCATGTCCTCAATCGTGTCCACCCCGTCGCCAAGGTTGAAAATATAACGATCATCCCCCGTCCCGCCACGGAGGGTGTCATTACCGGCACCTCCGGTCAGGACATCGTTGCCTGCGCGACCCTGCAGCACATCGTCGCCCTCAAGGCCGACGATGCGGTCCACCACGTTCGTCCCCGTGATCGTATCGTCATCGGAGGTGCCGACGAGATCAAACCCACGATCGATCACCTGTTGGTAGCTCAACACGGTCCCGTCGGCGAAGCGGAATGTCTCGACGGCATGCGACCCATACGGATCATCAGCGGAAAAGTTCGAGAGCCGGAGAAGATCTCCTTCCTCTCCGTAGTGAATCAGAAGTCGTCCATCAGCCACACCAAGCGCAAGAGAGCCGACAAAGATGCCTTCGCCGAAGCTGACGACATTCCCTTCACCAACAGTCGCGCGATCGATAATCGTATCGATTCCACCAAACTCGTTCACGAGGTAGGTATCATTGCCGCTTCCACCGATTAAGACATCGTTTCCGGATGGAATGAATCCGCCTTCTCCTTGCTCACCGTCTCCACCGGAAAGGACATCATCTCCGTCCTTCCCATCGAGAACATTGTCGTTCTCATTGCCGGTGAGGGTATTATCGAGCGCATTCCCAATTCCAAGGATCGCATCTCGTTCCGGGACAACAAACTCGCCGGAAATTTGCAAGGTTAAATTTTCAACGTGCGCCGGTAGCACAAAGTTCGCCGTGCTTGTCACGCTGTCGATCCCCGCTGAGGCTTCCTCGATGATCGAGTCTAACTCGTTATCCACCAGATAGACATCATCACCGGCTCCGCCAATTAACGTATCCGCCCCCGCCCGGCCGTCGAGGAAATCATCGCCGTCGAGACCGCTGATCGTCTCGTTAGGATCGGCCCCGAAGAGAAAATCCTGATCGGCGGTACCTGTGATTGACGAGGTCAGAGCTTTCAGCATCTCTTCATCCCAGATCGTGCCATCGGCAAACCGCACCTGCTGAATGGGATTCTGGGACGTGCCGTTAAAAAATGTGCCCGCCACCGTGAGGCGATCGGTCGTGCCGTTAATGGAAAGCTGTAAGCCTCCCGCGCTATTGCGGGAGATGGTGACATCGTGCGGCAGGATGTCCGGGGCTAACTGAATGACATTCACGTCGCCAAATTGACCCTCCTCATAGATGATGTCCTGACCGTAGCCTCTCCCAAACACGTATGTATCGCTCCCAAATCCGCCCTGCAATTGATCCGCTCCCGCGCCGCCGTCGAGGAGATCATCCCCGCCTGCTGATCCGAACACATCCCCGTTCAACGTATCGTCGCCCAGGCCCCCGAAGAGTTGATCATGCCCCTCTCCGCCATTGAGCGAATCATGTCCGGCCCCGCCCTCCAGGAGATCGTTTCCACCTCCCCCATCCAGCAGATCGTTGCCGTCTCCGCCGTCCAGTCTGTCATGGCCAGGCAACAGAGACGGACGCGCGCTATCGAAGAAGAAGGAATCGAACAGGGCGTCCCCGTACAGACGGTCGTCGCCGCTCCCGCCGTCGAGAATGTCATTTCGGCCGCCGCCATAGAGGCGATCTTGTCCATCTCCGCCAATAAGCTTGTCGCGACCAGCAAAGATGTACACCTGCGCATTGTCAAGAAGGTTATCGTCCGACTCATCGCCGATCAATGTGTCGTCCCCCGCACCACCGTCAATCAGGTGATCCGGATTGGTCTTGTATAGAACATGCGGCTGTATGAAGTCATTGCCGGCGGTCCCTTGGACCAAGACGCGGGTCTGGTCTTTCAGGGTCTCGGCATTCCAGATTGTCCCATCAGCAAATCGCACCTGCTCAACCGCGTAGGCCGCATCATCGAAGAAGGACTGAATGGTCAATTGGTCGGCGGTGCTGTTGATGCGCAGGACCAAATCGGTGTGGCTGCGGCTCACGGTCACGGTGCTCGGTGTCACACCGGCCCCCATCTGAACCGTATCGACGTTGCCGGCCACCGTATCGAAATCCAACAACACATCCTGTCCGGACCCGAGTCCGAAGTGATAGGTGTCGTTCCCGTCATAGCCGTAGAGTCGATCGTTCCCGGCCCCGCCGGTGAGCACGTCCGCTCCACCGCCACCGTACAACGTCTCGTCCCCGGCCGTACCGGTGAGGGTCTTCGGTATCCGATCCGTGACCGCCGCCACGTCCCACAGGGTGCCATCGGCAAGGACAAAGGTTTCCACTTGATTGGCTCCCCCGAGAAAGAAGGA
The DNA window shown above is from Nitrospira tepida and carries:
- a CDS encoding FAD-dependent oxidoreductase, with product MDPTRIVIIGGGFAGVKCAGILRKQLPPQSCEIVLFSRENNMVFYPLLAEVAGAAINPGAVTVPLRQMLPGVRCRTEEVRQIDLPVSEVEYEGYDGRVSRMRFDHAVLACGTAVNLTLVPGMVDHAFPLKSVGDAIALRFHVTEQLEKAEVCDDPERRRWYLSFIIVGGGFSGVEVAGEINDLVRASLRFYGNFTAEEISVTLVHARDQILPEVSPTLREFARMNMEQAGIRMVLNARAVLATAEGVELHDGRMLRGATVVCTIGTTLPQLVQRLDAPKEHGRLLTDPDMRLRGTSNVWAIGDCASVLNAYDGQVSPTTGQFAERQGRQVAENIIRVLRKEPTRPFSYRPLGQLCGIGERNAVAEILGVRLSGFPAWWLWRTVYLLKSPSWSRRIKVAFDWTWELLFPRDLAYPRVDQTERIARAHYRPGDYIFVEGEPAVNFYVIEQGEVEAMRRDATGQPKIMAVFGPGEFFGEIALLDGTLRIGSVRARTEVEVLVMGKEVFSQISGALTPFRNLVAQALRWRRPRLNPRLTQAWGVLERRPLSTFMEAVPEHRLAPDDTFEDAVRLFDEHGLEFLCVLDQDGRLQGVITRNELFEAFAQGKTAATKVRDFMKADPVVVTPNEPSLMGGDEMNRHDLDWLPVVEDKGSRRLVGVIRSERMLRHLVSHLTGGPASN
- a CDS encoding sugar O-acetyltransferase, with translation MGIKTEKAKMLAGELYRSADPELAADIRRAQRLLAQYNATLEEETDKRAALLGDLLGSCGDGAVIKPVFACDYGYNIRLGRNAFINYHCVFLDCAPIEVGDNLQMGPAVQLYTAEHPLEAERRRSGLEYARPIRIGDDVWIGGGAIILAGVTIGDGSVVGAGSVVVRDVPPGRVVVGNPARVVRTLDGGGDHDA
- a CDS encoding NAD(P)-dependent oxidoreductase, with translation MKIAVIGATGFVGSAIVKEALDRGHEVTAIVRHPEKLQPHPKLHPQKGDVYNEDELARLVTGQEAVISAFNPGWGNPDIYHLQVKGAQAIIDGVKKAGIMRLLFVGGAGSLEVKPGVQALDLPGFPAEYKQGALATREALNLLRKESGLEWSFLSPSADLAPGQRTGKFRLGTDQMLKDAEGQSRISVEDYAAAMLDEVERPAHIRQRFTVGY
- a CDS encoding M23 family metallopeptidase codes for the protein MTRYAFLWVIPLFVIGSGPAAGEAGPDSDPVLSPRELALSLPLDCRLTETCWVANYVDVNPGAQAQDFHCQPRTYDGHDGVDFAIRDLDQMHRGVSVIAAVSGTVRAIRNDMEDVLLEHDAAGRSITGRECGNGVVMDHDGGWQTQYCHLRRDSVRVRVGERVARGSELGLVGISGKTTFPHLHLTVRHNGKIVDPFTGLGLGAGCRSQGRSLWAEPQSIPYEEVALYNLGLSDEPPRIADIRRGQARQPGLDRTAQRLVLWVDLFGVQKGDRVRLRITGPHDQSLLDYEQVIDRTRARQFLFAGRSRTAPEWVEGLYNGEVILRRTHPEKVFTTRATTSMFLK